In a genomic window of Microbacterium amylolyticum:
- the rdgB gene encoding RdgB/HAM1 family non-canonical purine NTP pyrophosphatase has translation MPTQIVLATHNAHKVAEFQGIVSRVRPGVEVVSYNGPEPVEDGTTFAANALIKARAAAAHTGLPALADDSGICVDVLGGSPGVFSAYWAGHAKNDGANLTLLLDQLSDVARDEDRRAHYNSTIALVTPAGAEHTVEGIWPGTLLHAPRGNGGFGYDPIFCPDGDTRSVAEMSAEEKNTLSHRARAFVELAPLLAEL, from the coding sequence ATGCCGACGCAGATCGTTCTCGCCACACACAACGCGCACAAGGTCGCGGAGTTTCAGGGCATCGTCTCGCGCGTGCGGCCGGGTGTCGAGGTGGTCAGCTACAACGGCCCGGAACCCGTGGAAGACGGAACGACCTTCGCGGCGAACGCGCTGATCAAAGCCCGGGCCGCTGCCGCGCACACGGGGCTTCCGGCGCTAGCTGACGACTCGGGAATCTGCGTTGACGTGCTGGGAGGATCTCCGGGGGTGTTCTCCGCGTATTGGGCGGGCCACGCGAAGAATGATGGCGCGAACCTGACGCTTCTTCTGGACCAGCTCAGCGATGTGGCACGTGACGAGGACCGACGTGCGCACTACAACTCCACGATCGCGCTCGTGACCCCGGCGGGTGCGGAGCACACGGTCGAGGGAATATGGCCGGGCACGCTGCTGCACGCACCGCGAGGAAACGGGGGCTTTGGCTACGACCCGATCTTCTGTCCGGACGGAGACACTCGCTCCGTTGCCGAGATGTCGGCGGAGGAGAAGAACACTCTCTCTCACCGAGCACGCGCGTTCGTGGAACTCGCACCGCTTCTCGCTGAGCTCTGA
- the rph gene encoding ribonuclease PH: MTERADGRQLDELRPVTIERGWSSQAEGSALISFGNTKVLVTASFTNGVPRWLTGQGKGWVTAEYAMLPRATNDRSQRESVKGKIGGRTHEISRLIGRALRAVVNTKALGENTIVIDCDVLQADGGTRTASITGAYVALADAIEWGRAKGFIGKKAVPLTDSVAAISVGIIDGVPMLDLPYVEDVRAETDMNIVMTGSGKFIEVQGTAEGAPFDKEELDQLLVLGAQGCAELTTQQTAALAAEK; the protein is encoded by the coding sequence ATGACTGAGCGCGCCGATGGCCGTCAGCTTGACGAGCTTCGCCCCGTCACCATCGAACGAGGCTGGAGTTCGCAGGCGGAAGGATCCGCCCTCATTAGCTTCGGCAACACGAAGGTTCTCGTGACCGCTTCGTTCACCAACGGCGTTCCTCGCTGGCTCACGGGTCAGGGCAAGGGATGGGTGACGGCCGAGTATGCGATGCTCCCGCGCGCCACGAACGACCGGAGCCAGCGCGAGAGCGTTAAAGGCAAGATCGGTGGACGAACGCACGAGATCTCTCGTCTCATCGGACGAGCTCTGCGCGCTGTTGTGAACACCAAGGCCCTTGGTGAGAACACGATCGTCATCGACTGTGATGTTTTGCAGGCCGATGGCGGCACACGCACGGCGTCGATCACCGGCGCCTACGTTGCGCTCGCGGATGCGATCGAGTGGGGTCGCGCGAAGGGATTCATCGGGAAGAAGGCCGTGCCGCTGACCGACAGCGTCGCCGCGATTTCCGTTGGCATCATCGATGGCGTTCCGATGCTGGATCTTCCGTACGTCGAAGACGTTCGCGCCGAAACCGACATGAACATCGTCATGACCGGCTCAGGGAAGTTCATCGAGGTGCAGGGAACCGCCGAGGGCGCCCCCTTCGATAAGGAAGAGCTCGATCAGCTGCTCGTACTGGGCGCACAGGGATGCGCCGAGCTGACGACGCAGCAGACGGCCGCGCTCGCCGCGGAGAAGTGA
- the murI gene encoding glutamate racemase: protein MNNSPIGIFDSGVGGLTVARAIRDQLPRESLLYIGDTLHSPYGPKSIADVRRYGLEVLDTLVDQGVKMLVIACNTASAALLRDARERYDVPVVEVIRPAVRTAIATSRSGRIGVIGTSGTIGSGAYQDMLGINPGVEVFTAACPRFVDFVEQGITDSPELLAVAADYLAPLKDAQVDTLVLGCTHYPFLKGAISYIMGPGVTLVSSDSETAKDVYRELVSGALLAGTDAVPRHTYEATAADSTHFIALANRLLGAEVRDVRLIRTGQIDLRAIADLRASDS, encoded by the coding sequence GTGAACAACTCGCCGATCGGGATCTTCGACTCGGGCGTCGGCGGACTCACGGTGGCACGAGCCATTCGCGATCAACTACCGCGTGAGTCCCTCCTCTATATCGGAGATACGCTGCACTCGCCCTACGGGCCGAAGTCCATCGCTGATGTGCGCCGTTATGGCCTTGAGGTGCTCGACACGCTCGTTGACCAGGGCGTGAAGATGCTCGTTATCGCCTGCAACACAGCGTCTGCGGCTCTTCTGCGCGATGCGCGTGAGCGGTATGACGTTCCTGTTGTCGAGGTGATTCGCCCCGCCGTTCGCACCGCGATCGCCACCAGCAGATCAGGACGAATTGGGGTGATCGGCACGTCGGGAACCATCGGCTCCGGTGCCTACCAGGACATGCTCGGCATCAACCCGGGCGTCGAGGTGTTCACCGCGGCGTGCCCGCGCTTTGTCGATTTCGTCGAACAGGGCATCACCGACTCGCCCGAGTTGCTGGCGGTCGCTGCTGACTACCTTGCCCCGCTCAAAGATGCGCAGGTGGACACGCTCGTGCTCGGCTGCACGCACTATCCGTTCCTCAAGGGGGCCATCAGCTACATCATGGGGCCCGGAGTGACTCTCGTTTCGAGCGATAGCGAAACAGCCAAGGACGTCTATCGCGAACTGGTGAGCGGGGCGCTGCTGGCGGGAACCGACGCCGTCCCGCGGCACACATACGAGGCGACAGCGGCCGACTCGACCCATTTCATCGCCCTCGCTAACCGCCTGCTCGGTGCCGAGGTGCGCGATGTGCGGCTCATTCGAACGGGCCAGATTGACTTGCGCGCGATCGCCGATCTGCGCGCTTCCGATTCGTGA
- a CDS encoding nicotinate phosphoribosyltransferase has product MSASTALLTDRYELTMLDAALRDGTAQRRCVFELFGRRLSGGRRFGVAAGQGRLMTLLREFRFGADELRFLSDNRVVSASTLTYLENYRFTGSISGYREGELYFPGSPLLTIEGTFADAVILETLALSVMNHDSAIATAAARMSIAAGGRPLSEMGSRRAHEHAAVAAARAAYIAGFTATSNLEAGREWGVPTMGTAAHAWTLLHDTEEDAFRSQVASLGAETTLLIDTYDIAEGVRTAVRVAGPHLGGVRIDSGDLPLVAADVRQQLDDLGNPDTTITVTSDLDEYAIAALAASPVDAYGVGTSLVTGSGYPTASLVYKIVARESASGEWIPVTKTAEGKKSQGGWKQAFRRVENGRATEEVIRTASSPDAVLQPVPEGSRALNVSYVANGTFDGAYEGAAGVAAARAHHADVRAEMPTRALALSKSDPAIPTIYLTS; this is encoded by the coding sequence ATGAGTGCCTCCACGGCTCTGCTGACTGACCGCTACGAGCTCACCATGCTCGACGCCGCTCTGCGCGACGGAACGGCACAACGCCGTTGCGTCTTTGAGCTGTTTGGGCGCCGCCTTTCGGGGGGCCGCCGGTTCGGCGTCGCCGCTGGGCAGGGACGCCTAATGACGCTCCTTCGGGAGTTTCGCTTCGGCGCCGATGAACTGCGCTTCCTCAGCGACAATCGCGTGGTCAGTGCCTCCACGCTGACCTACCTTGAGAATTACCGCTTCACGGGGTCGATTTCCGGGTATCGCGAGGGCGAGCTGTATTTCCCGGGCTCCCCCTTACTCACCATCGAGGGAACATTCGCTGACGCGGTCATTCTCGAAACCCTTGCGTTGAGCGTGATGAATCACGACTCCGCGATCGCCACTGCCGCCGCGCGAATGAGTATCGCGGCCGGTGGCCGCCCCCTTTCGGAAATGGGATCACGGCGCGCCCACGAGCACGCCGCCGTTGCCGCGGCCCGCGCCGCCTACATCGCCGGCTTCACAGCCACCAGCAACCTCGAGGCCGGTCGGGAGTGGGGTGTTCCCACGATGGGCACCGCCGCGCATGCATGGACCTTGCTCCATGACACCGAAGAAGACGCCTTCCGTTCGCAGGTCGCGTCGCTCGGTGCCGAGACAACGCTTCTGATCGACACATATGACATCGCCGAGGGCGTACGCACGGCCGTGCGCGTCGCGGGCCCGCACCTCGGCGGAGTGCGCATCGATTCCGGGGACCTCCCCCTTGTGGCGGCAGACGTTCGGCAGCAGCTCGACGATCTCGGGAATCCCGACACGACGATCACCGTTACCAGCGACCTCGACGAGTACGCGATTGCCGCGCTCGCGGCATCGCCCGTCGATGCGTATGGGGTCGGTACCTCGCTCGTGACCGGATCCGGTTATCCGACGGCCAGCCTGGTGTACAAAATCGTCGCGCGGGAAAGCGCGTCGGGCGAATGGATCCCCGTGACGAAGACCGCGGAAGGCAAGAAATCCCAGGGCGGGTGGAAACAGGCATTCCGGCGCGTCGAGAACGGTCGCGCGACAGAAGAGGTCATTCGCACCGCTTCATCGCCTGATGCCGTCCTGCAGCCGGTTCCCGAGGGCTCGCGCGCTCTCAACGTGTCATATGTCGCGAATGGCACCTTCGATGGTGCGTACGAGGGTGCCGCGGGAGTTGCCGCGGCACGCGCGCATCATGCTGACGTCCGCGCCGAGATGCCCACACGCGCGCTCGCCCTGAGTAAGTCCGATCCGGCCATTCCCACGATCTACCTCACCTCTTGA
- a CDS encoding DUF3039 domain-containing protein produces the protein MSTPLDTPDRGGTSVLDRELEELIQQETKDPGDHERFSHYVQKEKIVESAITGKPVRALCGKKWTPGRDPEKFPVCPSCKEIYESLTK, from the coding sequence ATGAGTACGCCACTCGATACCCCGGACCGGGGCGGCACATCAGTCCTCGACCGCGAGCTCGAGGAGCTCATTCAGCAGGAGACGAAGGATCCGGGCGATCACGAGCGCTTCTCGCACTATGTGCAGAAGGAGAAGATCGTTGAGTCCGCCATCACGGGCAAACCCGTTCGTGCACTGTGCGGCAAGAAGTGGACGCCCGGCCGCGATCCCGAGAAGTTTCCTGTCTGCCCTTCCTGCAAGGAGATCTACGAGTCCTTGACCAAGTGA